In a single window of the Dromaius novaehollandiae isolate bDroNov1 chromosome 17, bDroNov1.hap1, whole genome shotgun sequence genome:
- the CDK2AP1 gene encoding cyclin-dependent kinase 2-associated protein 1, protein MIYCIVGVNITDGHICRCCYCCKQPKVSGRHGDASLDFRTFLLLPLAMSLGMSYKPNLNAHIPGTPLTPAGSVHSPSTSMATSAQYRQLINDYGPPSLGYTQGMQGTSSSQVPQSKYAELLAIIEELGKEIRPTYAGSKSAMERLKRGIIHARGLVRECLAETERNARS, encoded by the exons ATGATATATTGCATTGTGGGTGTCAATATAACTGACGGCCATATTTGCCGGTGCTGCTACTGCTGTAAACAACCCAAAGTGTCTGGGAGACACGGAGACGCTTCGCTGGATTTCAGGAcgttcctcctcctcccgctggCCATGTCGCTGGGAATGTCTTACAAGCCCAACTTGAACGCCCACATCCCCGGGACTCCCCTCACCCCGG CTGGAAGTGTCCATTCCCCCTCCACAAGTATGGCAACATCTGCGCAATACAGACAGCTTATAAATGACTATGGACCCCCATCTCTAGGCTATACGCAAGGGATGCAG GGCACCAGCAGCAGTCAAGTACCACAGAGCAAATATGCAGAACTTCTAGCTATCATAGAAGAATTAGGAAAAGAGATTAGACCTACATATGCCGGGAGTAAAAGTGCGATGGAGAGGCTAAAACGAG GCATTATTCATGCTAGAGGACTAGTTCGGGAATGCTTGGCTGAGACTGAACGAAATGCAAGATCCTAG